The DNA region TAATTGTGTTGAAGGAAGAATTAATGCCCCTCGACACCTTCCCTTCTCCCACCCCTTTCTATATACAGACTTTGTGTTCTACCTTCTCTTTTTATCCTTTTATTTGGAACTATCTCTAGGTGACATCTTTTTGTTGGGTGGATGTCCATCAAATGagatgattttttttgtttttgggtgGATAAAACCAATAGGTGACATGATATACATGCTAATGACTGACAGGATAAACAAAAATATCCTATCATAATCGAAAGAACAACTTCCTAGAGACAATGTGTAACTAGATCTATTTACTATGAGAATTTGTTAACGATAAACACTTTTACGACTGTCTGTATCTATTATAGAAGTTTCATAAATTAGTTTCTACTTGCTTTTCTCAATTTACCCACGAGGAAACTGCTGAATCATTATATATTCCAATCTGTTAGAGAACACTTCCTAATTTAgaaacaacataatgaatttccAATCAATATAGTGAGCAATAGAGCACTACTACTTAACTGCACAGGTTTTTTTCACAAAATTCATCCTTTATGAACTTCCTATCTTCAATCTTAACCTTCGGCAATGAAGCACATTCACAATCATTACTCACCTGTATATATCAGTGTAACTTAGAGTTTCTGACAAGCAGTCAGATTTACCAGCTGGTCGAAGATCCATCCAAGCATCAACATCCACTAaaaacttctgccccagttttgtTTCTTCTGGCTTCACCCCATGATATCCATGAAATTTTAAACCCCTTAACACAAGCTTATCTCCTTTTGGTATATCCATGTGACCTGTCACTGATCCTCTTAGACAATGAAATAAAGAACAGCCCATTTTAATCAATTATTTAGATGAAATTCGGTGTAACATGGTGATTCTTTTTGGTTTTAGTAACGATGTACATTTGAAGAAAGCGACTATACCACAGTTTGCATCCTATTTTTAACTTCCAATCAATCACAATACATCTGACCAGCATTGCAGGATGCAGATATGGCAACGAAATTATAATTTTGTAGTCTCGCAGTAATTTGGAGCCTCGTGAGATTCAAATGAACTCTAAAGAACAGCttctgataaactaaatccttaGTTTAGTATTAAATACTAGTTGGTGCATATAAGCTTATGTTATCAGGCACTACTTAGAAAATTCTACTATAAAAAACCTTGCTTGTTGATAAACGTATAGGAGATGTTTTTCTCACAAATCTAAAGACTAGCTAAAAAGTTCGTTGATTTGCAACTTTCTTATAATTGTAAAACAAAGACAACATTTGTTATGCAGACAGGGATGCTACTCTTAATCAGAAAGAAActaggaaaagaaaaaagaacacaGACCAAGCATGTTTCATTAATAAGAGTGAGTAAAGCTAGAGTAATTTAAAAAAATCTAATTCATAATGAATTATGGGACTCAAAATAGAAGGTTCAAGCTATCTATCATCGGACTGATTGCAGAGATAGATTCCTTTATCTTTCCAGAAATGAAGATTACACCTAATATGAAACCTTGAGTTTAACAAtagatttctttctttttaaaCATATCATCGtcgaagattttttttttctaagcagTAGCGAGTCAACATgacactaatgcttgcattagggtaggcTGTCACACCCCTTGGGGGTCGGCCCTTACCCAAACCCTGCTAATGCGGGATGTTTTGTGCACCGGACTGCCCATTTTTAGCAAGTCAACATGAAGGGGAATCTTGGAGCAACGGTAAAGTTGCCTCCATGTGACCTATAGGTCATGAGTTCAAGCCGTGGAATCAACTACTGATGATTGTGCTAGGGTAGGCTGCCTATATACAGCCCCTTGAGATGCAAATCTTCCCCAGACCTTACGTGAACGCGGAATGCTTCGTGCACAGGATGGCCAGTAGcaaatcacataaattgggatgaatAAAGTAATTTCATCTAGCATTTCTAACAAATGGATCAGCTTTAGCTTTCATTTAATTATTACTAAAACCTTGGAACATTCCACTCAATTCCATACATCCAGACAAGTTCTAGATAAAGAGAAACATAGCAATCCGGGCTAGATATATTTCAATTCAAAAAACACATATTTTTCAGCATTCAATATAGCTGCTAATTCTTATTCAATAATAAAAACAATGCCTTTACATTGTCATATACCAAGAATCAATTAAAACCCACTTCACTAGTCCAATttgtttgcaaaaaaaaaaagatttttaaagACCCCCAAACATTATCTGAATTAGTATCAAATCTTGCACAAAATAAGAGAAAAACTTTTAAAGTACTTACTGGTGTTGGGTGATGCCATGAATGCTTTAAAGTAGgaaaacagtaaaaaaaaaaattgctcaaATGCAAAAGCTTTTCTGAGAAATTTGACagaaaaatggtcccttatcttTGACAGTAAGTTCAAAATGGTCCCTTAAGTATTAAGTGATCAATTTCGGTAAGTGAGCACCTTCGATCTCTGTCAAATATCTACCAAACTCTAGTTGTTACGTTTAACCGGAATTTTGGAAAAGAACTTAATCTgaatcaaaatttcaaaaaatgcAACATGAAAAATTACACCTAATTAAAAAGTAGACCCAAAAAAACAGAATTTATATCTTAACAGGTTCCACCAAGCTCTTGAAATAGTCAAAAATAACATAAACTACAAAACTTGCACTTCCAAATATGAGTtctcctttaattttttttttattaaatttgacAATCGGGGTTTGGTAAATATTTGATGGACCAAAAGTGCTCACTTTTGGCAAAACTTAAGGACTAAAATTACTCATGTGACATTTTATGGACTTTTTTGAACCTACTATAAAAAACAAAAGaccatttttgttattttctcaACAAGATTGGTCTCATCAAATCTTAAATGGCAACACATAAAAATAACTAAAGGAGTTTTAGTTTAAAAAAAgatattttaagattaaatttaaataaataaaaaacagaGGATATTTTGAGATTATAAAATCAGAAGTGTCCATTCGTCAAAAAGCAATAAGTTAGAAATGACCaatttataattttaaattaattctcaattaaatattattcaTATTTACTAGTATAAAGTATTTATAAGCTTATTTGTCAATCAAGCTTACTCAAAACACATTCTAATTTTCAAATTAATGGAATGATGAATTGgagcttttcttcttcttttgttaaCTATATACTAAATTAAAGCAAATCAAATCGTAGTGTTGTCCACTTGGCAGTGGCGGACCCATGTGCAAATTTTGGGTGCTCCAGCATCCATTAAACTCAGTCACTGAGTGTAtagctgtatagaaaatataaaggaaacagatataaatagttaatagtgCATTCCCGAACTCAAAATTTCTGagtccagcacccccgaactcaaaattctgGGTCCGCTATGCGTCTTTGAGACTAGTTGGCTGGACGTGTTAAAGTTATTGTTTAATGAAAATAGAGACAGATGTGGGATCACTTTCATATCTTGATTTAAAACAATGAATTAAAGACCTAAACCTGAAATTTAACACTTAGCCAAAACAGACAAAGTGGAGCTTGGACTATTCCTAGGCAGTGCTCAATGATGATTAAGATCTTTTAGCCTAATGGAATTTTCCATTAAGCTGATCTGTTTTGACTTTTTTCATAGAAAAACTCATGTTCATTTTGAAAAGCAATCCACATTACCTAATAATAACACTGATTTTGGAGCTAATTTGCACCtactttaattattttattaggTACTTGGTATTATCTTTTACCAGTATAAATATTGGGTAAAGACTACCTACTAAAGTTTTCATAGATAGAATGCTGAGATTTTGAATCCTGATTATTTTTTTGGGTTAGTTAGGGAAAGACGATATTTCACTTAAAACTCTTTCCTAATGTACATGGCTTGAATAGCtaggaaaaatatttttattcCTTTGACCATCGCTTTAAATCTTCTTCATATTTCTGACTCTCATTTGTCGAAAAGTGACTCTTACATTTTTACATaattataaatatgaataattatAGCCCTGTTAGTTTCCGACAAATACTAACGGTCTTTATATAATAATCTAGAAGGGTGATATTGTATATTCTCCACTTTAAGAAGTTTGACAAAAAGTAACATGTTTGCCATTGATAATTATATGACAGAAGTGTATATAAAAGAGAGAATTGATAAAGATCATACCTACACTTTACCAAAAGTGACATTGACATATGGCCAAGAAAGGATTGGTAGAGCCTACCTATCCATTAACAACACTTGACAGACACCTTCTATTGTTccatgatttgaaatcaaaaCAAAACAACCCTAAAATTCATACATACATCTCTATAGGAAGGAGTTTTgacatgaaaaccaaatatttttcattttatttggtaTTTTAGAAGAGAATGATATTTTAGATTTGGAGTTGAAGTTAGAATTGAAAATAGAGTTGTATTTaattataatttttgtaaaaaatatttaattgttaaaatatattaaaaaaattataaaaaattatatttttcaaatttcaaatcaacttcaagttgtatttgaaattttcatagcCCAACATTGATGTTTTTTTCCAGAAAAAGGTGgaaaaattttcatggccaaacaggtcCTTGGGGCATCTCCAACCCTTGCACCATTTTTTGCACCAAATTTTATATTCTTctctcttttatattatattattttattttacttaaattttatttttaatttcataaaaaaaatcctttcttttttttcttttttacatatcCATCCCATGTAATTCATAATCCTTTGTTATATAAtcatttaatataaaattattttataccataaaattttaaataatataaattgtaaGCAAATATTATACGTTATACATTGTTATGTTATTGATCATTGTGTTGTTATTGAACAGTGCGTTATAATTGTGTTATATATTCGAAATTATTATGTTATTAAACATTGTGTTATTTATTAACaacatattatattttatatttgcactttttatTATTGTGATGGTTGTAATATTTTTTAAATACAATTAtaacttataataaaattaacttacaattttatataaaataatatatacgaaaattaatttataaaactTAACACTCCAAAATTAggatgtaaaattaatattataagatattacataaaaaataattaggcATATTAAGAATctaaaatataaattaaaatttataatatgttaaattaaaagtgtcatataataaataaataaaatatattaatGAATAGTAATGGTGTATATGAATAGGTATATTAGAAATCTAAATGTAAAAATTTAAATTTATAATTTGTCaaattaaaagtgttatataataaaaaagaaatattAATAAATAGTAATGGTGCAATgaataatgttgcactaaatttGGTACAACACTATTCATGCATCAAAATGATGCAAAATTGGAGTTTCAAAATACCTTTTTTTGCATCAAAATAGCATTTGATgcaaaaaataatgcaagattGAAGATGGCCGTgcaaaaaataatgcaagattGAAGAGGCCTTAGTTTCTTTCGATTCTCTCAATGTACAGACACATGCTGAAAGTGCCTACGCTCGTTCCTACTTCGGCTTCTTCCTTTTGTTTTTTAACACGCCTAAAAGCCCAACAACCATAATGGCCCGCATTTGTATTAGTAATAACtattttcatgttttaagtttacATTATATGCCCAAAAGGCTAAAAACAAGAGGAAAGGCCGACGAAGCAGCAATTTAGTGGGGATCATTCCTTCTTAAATGAAGCTGAAAGACATGCTTTTTTCAACTTTTTGTCAActgatttttacatttttttttccttttcaatttAAACAAGTTTTGCTGTTTACAAGTCAAAGAAACTGATGTAAGGATACACTAAAACTATGAACAAGGCTAGATACAAAAGTGCCACCTACCTTGCTCTATACAAAAGATAGCAAGAACTAAAGACTCTCGGAGACTCTCAACTGCTCAGCTTTTGTGAAGATCAAAAGCTGCAAACTAAGAACTGACATATCCAAACTACAAACCAAGAGTTATTTTTGCTTAAGCTAAACTAGAATTCAACGAGGCTGCTGGATGCGGCGAAGGCTGTTCTTTGGGCTAACGATCTTTGCTGGCTTCTCGAAGTACTTTGGAGGCTCGATAGGAGATTTTGGTTTTGGCATGCTCAGTGTCCTTATGAGTGCCTCAGAACCCTTAGGTAAGCCTGTTGTCAAGAGGGAAAATACGATTTAAGGATTATCCTACAAGACTACTAGTAAGAACCAACGACATAAGCATCATTGATTACGAAATTATACACCAAATTGAAGCGTACCATTGACACCAGAGAGCGATGACTTGATTCCTTGTTGCCCACTTTCGGATGACTGAAGAAATTCTTCAAACTGAGCTTCCATGTTCAAAATATCCTCATCAACATCAAGATCAATATTTTCGGGAAGCAAGTCAGCAACATCATTTCCTGCAAACCCAAGATCATCGTCGCCAAATTCCTCTCCCTCATGCTGGCTCGTCCAATAGTCGCGGAACCATGTTGCAGTCGTTACCAAATTCCACCATTCGGGTGAAAAGTCCTCCACTTGACGCACATAAGATGGGATGAAGAGAGGTGCATTCGGATTCAGTGTCGACCTTCCTCCAGAAACTAACGCCATTCTCCTTTCTCTAAATTTATGCCTGAAGATGTCTGAACAAAGAATAAACCCAAGATTAATTAGTGCATATCGCACCAACTACGGGCACATGATCTAGCAAGTTACAACTCAAAACATTCAAATTGAGTCAGGACTTCAACAATACATTTCTTCTTTACCCATTTTTACCAATAACTAGAACATTGAAGACTAAGAATTTCAGCAAAACTAATTAAAGAGGCTGTGAAGTTGAGAAAATATTCAAGCCAACTCCTACTCCAaagcggaaagaaataaaagaaaacttttttcattgttggttttcgagtgttattgAGATTTAGCTCATTTCTAAAAAAGGATTAGACCTACTAatataaatacatgctagctagAATTTATTAAATAGAACAGAACATAGAAtctaagagtattcaatcttaTAACTTACTTTCTCCGTCGATATTAATAAAAGCGCCAGCCGATTTCcgtggactaggatcacatcAATCTGAACTACATTAATTACTATGTTTTTATCGTTTCCGCACTA from Lycium barbarum isolate Lr01 chromosome 10, ASM1917538v2, whole genome shotgun sequence includes:
- the LOC132613827 gene encoding protein EARLY RESPONSIVE TO DEHYDRATION 15-like — protein: MALVSGGRSTLNPNAPLFIPSYVRQVEDFSPEWWNLVTTATWFRDYWTSQHEGEEFGDDDLGFAGNDVADLLPENIDLDVDEDILNMEAQFEEFLQSSESGQQGIKSSLSGVNGLPKGSEALIRTLSMPKPKSPIEPPKYFEKPAKIVSPKNSLRRIQQPR
- the LOC132615609 gene encoding dihydroneopterin aldolase 2-like encodes the protein MASPNTSHMDIPKGDKLVLRGLKFHGYHGVKPEETKLGQKFLVDVDAWMDLRPAGKSDCLSETLSYTDIYRIVKEIVEGPPRKLLENVAEVIASTTLNRYPQVSAVRVQVGKPHVAVQGPVDYLGVEIIRHRSLDV